A portion of the Callithrix jacchus isolate 240 chromosome 13, calJac240_pri, whole genome shotgun sequence genome contains these proteins:
- the PPP2R2A gene encoding serine/threonine-protein phosphatase 2A 55 kDa regulatory subunit B alpha isoform isoform X3 yields the protein MDLMVEASPRRIFANAHTYHINSISINSDYETYLSADDLRINLWHLEITDRSFNIVDIKPANMEELTEVITAAEFHPNSCNTFVYSSSKGTIRLCDMRASALCDRHSKLFEEPEDPSNRSFFSEIISSISDVKFSHSGRYMMTRDYLSVKIWDLNMENRPVETYQVHEYLRSKLCSLYENDCIFDKFECCWNGSDSVVMTGSYNNFFRMFDRNTKRDITLEASRENNKPRTVLKPRKVCASGKRKKDEISVDSLDFNKKILHTAWHPKENIIAVATTNNLYIFQDKVN from the exons ATGGATCTAATGGTTGAGGCCAGTCCACGAAGAATATTTGCCAATGCTCATACATACCACATCAACTCAATCTCTATTAATAGTGATTATGAAACGTATTTATCTGCAGATGATTTGCGGATTAATCTTTGGCATCTGGAAATTACAGACAGGAGTTTTA ACATTGTGGATATCAAGCCTGCCAATATGGAAGAGCTAACAGAGGTGATTACAGCAGCGGAATTCCATCCAAACAGCTGTAACACATTTGTATACAGCAGCAGTAAAGGAACTATTCGGCTCTGTGACATGAGGGCATCTGCCCTTTGTGATAGACATTCTAAAT tgtttgAAGAACCTGAAGATCCCAGTAACAGGTCATTTTTTTCCGAAATCATCTCCTCTATTTCGGATGTAAAATTCAGCCATAGTGGTCGATATATGATGACTAGAGACTATTTGTCAGTCAAAATTTGGGACTTAAATATGGAAAACAGGCCTGTGGAAACATACCAG GTGCATGAATACCTCAGAAGTAAACTCTGTTCACTGTATGAAAATGACTGCATATTTGACAAATTTGAATGTTGTTGGAATGGATCTGACAG TGTTGTCATGACTGGATCTTACAATAATTTCTTCAGAATGTTTGACAGAAACACAAAGCGAGACATAACCCTAGAAGCATCGCGGGAAAACAATAAGCCTCGCACGGTTCTGAAGCCCCGCAAAGTCTGTGCAAGCGGCAAGcgaaagaaagatgaaataagTGTTGACAGCTTAGACTTCAATAAGAAAATCCTTCACACAGCCTGGCACCCCAAGGAAAATATCATTGCCGTAGCTACTACAAACAATCTGTATATATTTCAAGACAAAGTGAATTAG